A window of Oncorhynchus kisutch isolate 150728-3 linkage group LG10, Okis_V2, whole genome shotgun sequence contains these coding sequences:
- the LOC109898220 gene encoding amyloid-beta A4 precursor protein-binding family A member 1: MRKGERGDREDGKVYSLRNCDTPEDRTISVCVSESPQRAPYRGSGGGRDWICDAPQRAHKEVKRQGRGGGRGGRSERGGGRSGREGGRGGRETDREEDTGQIVSEIKVCMSSSSSSETQDCREAAIRPRPPRPRPRPRSGPSSSTPQPHQTQSHTQTRPKQAYQTHTYLTECHTGPTKAHPAQNHHLEAQSDARQSQQTKTQDCRDGAISSIPRSDFITPHPHPPQTPAQTQHSQAQQTHTQPPQICPKQAHPAKTHTHPTQAQTQARQVLPTQAQNHKRQAPTHPTQAQTLQHHREGSVRPTFDCSPTHQTQIQQTQHRRESLTTEPTHSQESQAQTQQSEAQTQAWQIQDRRGSPITSDPPPTHQTQAQNHPQQQEAWQTMQHRRESLTSPRPDSDSPPSKAQNDRFQSQQHYRESLPRSRPTSASPPSHKTQIQDHTPHTRQTPQHHRESTTSPRPPSDSPPLQESHQAHIQAHSFQTESQGRQTQQHCRENTTSPSPRPTSNSTPSLESHPRAVNVSPASHQNTEPQRESPEERQTRTQTQMPHDVSEQQPGRPQCPEPQALQKDSNNTPQPEPTQNNASFPSFVDVPGPCEPEDLIDGIIFAANYLGSTQLLSDKNPSKGTRMAQAQEAVSQVKSQDEDSQMVTEVDLFISTKAVKVLNADTQETLMDSALRSISYIADIGSIVVLMARTRMAGTSSQDCTEADLSSSEGQRHYRMICYVFESEDAQLIAQSIGQAFSVAYREFLRANGINPKDLSQKQYSDIINSQEMYNDDLVHFSNSDNCKELELEKQKGESLGVVIVESGWGSILPTVILANMLNSGPAARSGKLNVGDQIMSINNTSLVGLPLATCQGIIKGLKSQVQVKLSIVSCPPVTTVLIKRPDLKFQLGFSVQNGIICSLMRGGIAERGGVRVGHRIIEINGQSVVAMPHEKIVQTLSVSVGEINMKTMPAVMFRLLTGQETPVYI; encoded by the exons atgagaaagggagagaggggtgacagGGAAGATGGTAAGGTCTACTCTTTGAGAAACTGTGACACCCCTGAGGACAGAACgatctcagtgtgtgtctcagaGTCCCCACAAAGGGCCCCCTATAGGGGAAGCGGAGGGGGAAGGGATTGGATTTGTGATGCCCCTCAAAGGGCCCATAAGGAGGTGAagaggcaggggaggggaggaggacgaGGTGGGAGGAgcgagaggggaggaggaaggagtgggagggaaggaggaaggggagggagggagactgacagGGAGGAAGACACTGGACAGATAGTATCTGAGATTAAGGTATGTatgagcagtagcagcagctcaGAGACACAGGACTGCAGAGAGGCTGCTATCAGGCCCAGACCACCAAGGCCAAGGCCCAGGCCTAGATCCGGGCCCAGTTCCAGCACCCCACAACCTCACCAGACACAATCCCACACCCAGACCCGCCCAAAACAGGCCTACCAGACCCACACCTACCTGACAGAGTGCCATACTGGACCGACAAAAGCCCACCCAGCACAGAACCACCACCTAGAGGCTCAGAGCGACGCCCGACAGAGCCAGCAGACTAAGACACAGGACTGCAGAGACGGTGCCATCAGTTCTATACCTAGATCTGACTTCATCACACCACACCCTCACCCTCCTCAAACCCCGGCCCAAACGCAGCACAGCCAGGCCCAGCAGACACACACCCAGCCTCCCCAGATCTGCCCAAAACAGGCCCATCCGGCAAAGACTCACACCCACCCGACACAGGCCCAGACCCAGGCCCGACAGGTCCTGCCGACACAGGCCCAAAACCACAAGAGACAAGCACCCACCCATCCGACACAGGCCCAGACACTGCAGCACCACAGAGAAGGTTCCGTCAGGCCCACCTTTGACTGCTCTCCCACTCACCAGACCCAGATCCAGCAGACTCAGCATCGCAGAGAGAGTCTCACCACTGAGCCTACACACAGCCAGGAGAGCCAGGCCCAGACCCAGCAGTCAGAGGCCCAGACCCAAGCCTGGCAAATTCAGGATCGGAGAGGGAGTCCCATCACTTCTGACCCCCCTCCAACCCACCAGACCCAGGCCCAGAACCATCCTCAGCAGCAAGAGGCCTGGCAGACCATGCAACACCGTAGAGAGAGCCTTACCAGCCCCAGGCCCGACTCTGACTCCCCACCCAGTAAAGCCCAAAATGACCGGTTTCAGTCCCAGCAGCACTACAGAGAGAGTCTCCCCAGGTCCCGGCCCACTTCTGCCTCCCCTCCCAGCCACAAGACCCAAATACAGGACCACACTCCCCACACCCGACAGACACCGCAGCATCACAGAGAGAGCACCACCAGTCCCAGGCCCCCCTCtgactcccctcccctccaaGAGAGCCACCAGGCCCACATCCAGGCCCACTCTTTTCAGACCGAGAGCCAGGGCAGACagacccagcagcattgcagagAGAACACCACCAGCCCCAGCCCAAGGCCTACTTCTAACTCCACTCCTAGCCTGGAGAGCCATCCACGGGCTGTCAATGTATCACCAGCTTCACATCAGAACACAGAGCCACAGAGGGAGTccccagaggagagacagacaaggACACAGACACAG ATGCCTCACGATGTCTCAGAGCAGCAGCCTGGCAGGCCTCAGTGCCCAGAGCCCCAGGCCCTACAGAAGGACAGCAACAACACACCTCAGCCTGAACCAACACAGAACAACGCCTCGTTCCCCAGCTTCGTGGATG TCCCAGGTCCGTGTGAGCCGGAGGACCTGATCGATGGGATCATCTTTGCTGCTAACTACCTTGGTTCCAcacagctgctgtctgacaagAACCCATCTAAAGGAACACGCATGGCCCAGGCGCAGGAGGCTGTCAGCCAGGTCAAG AGCCAAGATGAAGACTCTCAGATGGTGACAGAAGTTGACCTCTTCATCTCCACCAAAGCAGTCAAAGTGCTGAATGCTGACACGCAG GAGACGCTGATGGACAGTGCGTTGCGTTCCATATCCTACATCGCAGACATCGGGAGCATCGTGGTTCTGATGGCTCGTACCCGTATGGCAGGAACATCCTCACAGGACTGTACTGAAGCTGATCTCTCCTCctcagagggacagagacactacaGAATGATCTGCTATGTCTTTGAGTCAGAAGAC GCCCAGCTCATTGCCCAGTCCATCGGACAGGCATTCAGCGTTGCCTACAGGGAGTTCCTCCGAGCCAATGGGATCAATCCTAAGGACCTGAGTCAGAAGCAATACAGTGACATCATCAATTCCCAGGAAATGTACAATGACGACCTGGTCCATTTCTCAAACTCTGACAACTGTAAAgag CTGGAGTTGGAGAAGCAGAAGGGTGAGAGCCTAGGTGTGGTTATAGTGGAGTCTGGCTGGGGCTCCATCCTGCCTACGGTGATCCTAGCTAACATGTTGAACAGCGGCCCAGCTGCCCGCTCTGGGAAGCTCAACGTGGGAGACCAGATCATGTCCATCAACAACACTAGCCTGGTAGGGCTACCACTAGCTACCTGCCAGGGTATCATCAAG GGTCTGAAGAGCCAGGTTCAGGTGAAGCTGAGCATCGTGAGTTGTCCTCCTGTCACCACCGTCCTCATCAAGAGACCCGACCTCAAGTTCCAGCTGGGCTTCAGTGTTCAGAACGGCATC aTCTGCAGTCTGATGCGCGGCGGTATCGCAGAGCGAGGAGGGGTGCGAGTCGGCCACAGGATCATTGAGATCAATGGGCAGAGTGTTGTTGCCATGCCGCATGAGAAAATAGTCCAGACCCTGTCTGTATCAGTGGGAGAG atcAACATGAAGACCATGCCTGCAGTGATGTTCAGACTGTTAACAGGACAGGAGACTCCTGTTTACATCTAG